The bacterium genome includes a window with the following:
- a CDS encoding flippase has protein sequence MEEPDENGTGRRRVAANAAYLLATNAYRILLNMAIFFVIARVLGAQELGRYAFALSYATLFSVAVHLGLNDLIIRQVAVNKDDGPLYFTVAVAVKLVMGVLITAATAITIGVSGKPTAVQELVLAAALTTSFVAGVETVVVAFFYAYERMSYVLVLGVLKVTLNAVVGIGAALAGFGARGILWGFLAVETLVAAFALYWVRRRVGIRFTRPPARAFSSLLWRSLPFGLNGIFITVYMQLHYSLLSFFEGDAATGVYAAAAKLVTFLCFIPSALTQALYPYLSRLAANANADPGKVAARSIRYLALLSFPTAIYIFLRAGAIVDLAYGAGYGEAAHLLAVLALTLPFVFASYPAAVALNAVRKERANTAVAAGGAAVNVAVNLILVPLLGALGAAVTFLATESTQGVARLALLRLWFGRLGLLTSLARIVPAAAAMGLATYLTRALPLYAEIPVLAVIYAGCAFLTGAIRRDDVAVLLRRRPRHQ, from the coding sequence ATGGAAGAACCCGACGAAAACGGAACCGGCCGAAGAAGGGTCGCCGCGAACGCCGCGTACCTTCTGGCGACGAACGCCTACCGCATCCTCCTCAACATGGCGATATTCTTCGTCATCGCGCGCGTCCTCGGCGCGCAGGAGCTGGGGCGGTACGCCTTCGCGCTCTCGTACGCGACCCTCTTCTCGGTAGCCGTACACCTCGGCCTTAACGACCTCATCATCCGCCAGGTAGCCGTCAATAAGGACGACGGCCCGCTCTACTTCACCGTGGCCGTCGCCGTCAAGTTGGTCATGGGCGTACTGATTACGGCCGCGACGGCGATCACCATCGGCGTAAGCGGTAAGCCCACCGCGGTGCAGGAGCTCGTCCTGGCCGCGGCGCTTACGACGAGCTTCGTCGCCGGCGTGGAAACCGTCGTGGTAGCCTTCTTCTACGCGTACGAGCGGATGTCGTACGTGCTGGTGCTGGGCGTCCTCAAGGTTACGTTAAACGCCGTCGTCGGCATCGGCGCCGCGCTCGCCGGCTTCGGCGCCCGCGGCATACTGTGGGGGTTCCTGGCGGTCGAGACGCTGGTCGCGGCGTTCGCCTTATATTGGGTGCGGCGGCGCGTGGGCATACGCTTCACGCGGCCGCCAGCCCGCGCCTTTTCTTCCCTCCTCTGGCGAAGCTTACCCTTCGGCCTTAACGGCATCTTCATCACCGTCTACATGCAGCTCCACTACTCGCTTCTATCCTTCTTCGAGGGAGACGCCGCCACCGGCGTTTACGCCGCGGCGGCCAAGCTCGTCACGTTCTTGTGCTTTATCCCGTCGGCGCTGACGCAGGCCCTCTACCCGTACCTATCGCGGCTCGCGGCCAACGCAAACGCCGATCCCGGCAAGGTCGCGGCCCGGTCAATTCGCTACCTCGCGCTGTTATCGTTCCCGACGGCGATATACATATTCCTGCGCGCCGGCGCCATCGTCGACCTGGCCTACGGCGCCGGGTACGGCGAGGCCGCGCATCTCCTCGCGGTCCTGGCGCTGACGCTGCCGTTCGTCTTCGCCTCCTACCCCGCGGCGGTGGCCCTCAACGCCGTACGCAAGGAACGCGCCAATACCGCGGTGGCGGCCGGCGGCGCGGCCGTCAACGTCGCCGTCAATCTTATCCTGGTCCCTTTGTTGGGGGCCCTCGGGGCGGCGGTGACCTTCCTCGCGACGGAATCAACCCAAGGCGTCGCGCGGCTGGCGTTGCTGCGCCTTTGGTTCGGCCGCCTCGGCCTCCTAACCAGCCTCGCGCGTATCGTTCCCGCCGCGGCCGCTATGGGGCTCGCGACGTACCTCACCCGGGCGCTGCCGCTCTACGCCGAGATACCGGTCCTCGCCGTCATTTACGCCGGCTGCGCGTTCTTAACGGGCGCGATTCGCCGCGACGACGTCGCCGTCCTGCTGCGCCGGCGCCCACGACACCAATAG
- a CDS encoding TldD/PmbA family protein, translated as MVVEEILERVGRKADRAEVIFSEHETTRVEFKAGELHQAAIVNGRGVGLRAFVGGRVGYASTTDLGDVDAVVENALAAARFGRQAPYDLPDGTAAYGDVKTFDDAAAKVTPEVMVALGEQAVDMLKSADRRYVVDVEVDRVVGRTRIANTAGLDLSQDRTGYDFAVIVQRTAEDDLFYHYDYDASTSRDFDEMAIARRLLETLKWADNVVDAQTGKMDLIFDPGEVPTLLYPVLTCVNGAHVVDNSSALAGRLGEEVADPRFTMVDDATDPFGYMAGAFDGEGTPARRTAVIERGVLASYLTDLATAWRLGTPPTGHARRALTQPPSPGASNVIVEAGEKTAAELVADVKNGIRLIHSAGGGMGNLRSGELSATAAYALKIENGEVVGRVKDCIFSGNVFEMLKQRLRAVSSDARRAGGRYLAPTVVVADQTITAKG; from the coding sequence GTGGTCGTAGAAGAAATACTGGAACGCGTCGGCCGCAAAGCCGATAGGGCGGAAGTAATCTTCAGCGAGCACGAGACCACCCGCGTGGAATTCAAGGCCGGCGAGCTGCACCAGGCGGCGATAGTAAACGGCCGGGGCGTCGGTTTGCGCGCTTTCGTCGGCGGCCGCGTCGGCTACGCCAGCACCACCGACTTAGGCGACGTTGACGCCGTCGTAGAAAACGCGCTGGCCGCGGCGAGGTTCGGCCGACAAGCGCCGTACGACCTCCCCGACGGAACCGCCGCGTACGGCGACGTTAAGACTTTCGACGACGCCGCGGCGAAGGTTACGCCCGAGGTAATGGTCGCGCTGGGCGAACAAGCGGTAGATATGTTAAAGAGCGCCGACCGCCGTTACGTCGTGGACGTCGAGGTAGACCGCGTCGTAGGCCGGACGCGCATCGCCAATACCGCCGGCCTGGACCTCTCGCAGGATAGAACCGGCTACGACTTCGCCGTTATAGTACAGCGCACCGCCGAGGACGACCTGTTCTACCATTACGATTACGACGCCTCGACGTCACGAGATTTCGACGAGATGGCGATCGCGCGGCGGCTGCTGGAAACGCTGAAATGGGCGGACAACGTCGTCGACGCGCAGACCGGGAAGATGGATTTGATATTCGACCCGGGCGAAGTGCCGACGCTGCTCTACCCGGTCCTCACCTGCGTCAACGGCGCGCACGTCGTCGACAACTCGTCGGCGCTCGCCGGGCGGCTGGGCGAAGAGGTAGCCGACCCGCGTTTCACTATGGTCGACGACGCCACCGACCCGTTCGGCTATATGGCGGGCGCCTTCGACGGCGAGGGTACGCCGGCCCGGCGCACGGCCGTTATCGAACGCGGCGTACTCGCGTCGTACCTGACGGACCTCGCGACGGCGTGGCGGCTCGGCACCCCTCCCACCGGCCACGCCCGCCGCGCGTTAACGCAGCCGCCAAGCCCGGGCGCTTCGAACGTTATCGTAGAGGCCGGCGAAAAAACCGCCGCCGAGCTCGTAGCCGACGTTAAAAACGGAATACGGTTGATCCATTCCGCGGGCGGCGGTATGGGCAACCTCCGCAGCGGCGAGCTAAGCGCGACCGCGGCGTACGCGCTCAAGATCGAGAACGGCGAAGTGGTAGGGCGCGTCAAAGACTGCATCTTCAGCGGCAACGTATTCGAAATGCTGAAACAAAGGTTGCGTGCGGTCTCTAGCGACGCCCGCCGCGCCGGCGGCCGCTACCTCGCGCCCACGGTCGTCGTGGCCGACCAAACGATAACGGCGAAAGGCTAA
- a CDS encoding TldD/PmbA family protein, translating to MKSYLQSVLANAPCDYAEFRYQEFTSTLLVFDGDGLKDVALNNGRGGFVRVLVKGQFGVASFEDLERAAEYLEKAVTLAKVKAGTFGGFAPAEVNVDDVDVDVPRPAHRVDLDEKVAVVSKYNDILLSHDRIPSTDTRYRDFYDHRVFANTEGAAVSVKTPRLGLALRPIASEGGVVQMAIHNYGGVVGFDHVLGREAEVEELAAHAATLLDAEPVTGGTYDVITDPVLTGVFAHEAFGHAAEADDVAQDEKLREIMTPGRRFGSEVLSIVDDANYEGHYGYVPYDDEGVRGRKKYLIRDGVLTGLLHDRETATRMDVQPTGNARALDYRFAPLVRMTSTYIEPGEISFDEMLASVPRGIYARRAKGGTGGETFTFTAEDGYLIENGKLTKHLRDLKLQGNLFRTLENIVAVANDFTVPEEGMGGCGKGGQSPLPVSSGGPHMLVKDVQIGGR from the coding sequence ATGAAATCCTATTTGCAAAGCGTACTCGCGAACGCACCGTGCGACTACGCCGAATTCCGCTACCAGGAATTCACGTCCACGCTGCTCGTCTTCGACGGCGACGGCTTGAAGGACGTAGCGCTGAACAACGGCCGCGGCGGCTTCGTACGGGTGCTGGTGAAAGGCCAATTCGGCGTCGCGTCGTTCGAAGACCTCGAGCGCGCGGCCGAGTATCTCGAGAAAGCCGTAACCTTGGCGAAAGTCAAAGCCGGGACCTTCGGCGGGTTCGCGCCGGCGGAAGTCAACGTTGACGACGTCGACGTCGACGTGCCCCGGCCCGCGCACCGCGTCGACCTCGACGAAAAGGTCGCCGTCGTCTCCAAGTATAACGACATCCTGCTGAGCCACGACCGCATCCCGTCCACCGATACGCGGTACCGCGACTTCTACGACCACCGCGTTTTCGCCAATACCGAGGGTGCGGCGGTATCCGTAAAAACGCCGCGCCTCGGCCTTGCGCTCAGGCCCATAGCCAGCGAAGGCGGCGTAGTCCAAATGGCCATCCACAACTACGGCGGCGTAGTCGGCTTCGACCACGTACTGGGGCGCGAAGCGGAAGTGGAAGAGCTGGCGGCGCACGCCGCGACGTTGCTCGACGCGGAACCGGTAACGGGAGGTACGTACGACGTCATTACCGACCCGGTCCTCACCGGCGTCTTCGCGCACGAGGCGTTCGGCCACGCCGCGGAGGCCGACGACGTGGCCCAAGACGAAAAGCTGCGCGAGATAATGACGCCGGGGCGCCGCTTCGGCTCGGAGGTCCTCTCCATCGTCGACGACGCAAACTACGAGGGCCATTACGGCTACGTCCCGTACGACGACGAGGGGGTCCGCGGCCGAAAAAAATACCTCATCCGGGACGGCGTTTTGACGGGCTTGCTGCACGACCGCGAGACGGCGACGCGCATGGACGTTCAACCCACCGGCAACGCCCGGGCGCTCGACTATCGCTTCGCGCCGCTGGTTCGGATGACCTCCACTTATATCGAACCCGGCGAGATAAGCTTCGACGAAATGCTGGCGTCGGTGCCGCGAGGGATATACGCCCGCCGGGCGAAGGGCGGCACCGGCGGCGAGACCTTCACTTTCACCGCCGAAGACGGCTACTTAATAGAAAACGGGAAGTTGACGAAACACCTCCGCGACCTCAAGCTCCAGGGCAACCTCTTTCGCACGCTGGAGAACATCGTCGCGGTGGCGAACGACTTCACCGTGCCGGAAGAAGGCATGGGCGGCTGCGGCAAGGGGGGGCAATCGCCGCTGCCCGTCTCCAGCGGCGGCCCGCATATGCTGGTCAAAGACGTCCAGATAGGAGGGCGATAA
- a CDS encoding tetratricopeptide repeat protein has product MRIYFLTLAATLVIAGASCKSPWRVTTRDYNRFAIKAQEVGLWREAEYRLRQALAEDPEDARLHNNLAVALEAQSKLEEAYDEYRKAAELDPGNDTYRRNLREFTDAHLWEYKPPGGEEATPDEEN; this is encoded by the coding sequence ATGAGAATATATTTTTTGACGTTGGCGGCAACGCTTGTCATCGCCGGGGCGAGCTGTAAATCTCCGTGGCGCGTAACGACCCGCGACTACAACCGCTTCGCGATTAAAGCCCAGGAAGTAGGGCTCTGGCGCGAGGCGGAGTACCGGCTGCGCCAAGCGCTGGCCGAAGACCCGGAAGACGCTCGCCTTCATAACAACCTCGCCGTAGCATTAGAAGCGCAGAGTAAGCTTGAAGAGGCGTACGACGAATACCGCAAAGCGGCGGAACTAGACCCGGGTAACGATACCTACCGCCGGAACCTCCGCGAGTTCACCGACGCGCACCTGTGGGAATATAAACCCCCCGGCGGCGAAGAGGCTACCCCGGACGAGGAGAACTGA
- the amrS gene encoding AmmeMemoRadiSam system radical SAM enzyme: MKPNRQAVEASFWHAVSDGRVKCDLCPQRCVISDGDRGECNLRQNRGGVLYAAAYGELASTAIDPIEKKPIYHFHPGDYVLSIGPNGCNLRCRGCQNYQISQDKTAVHYLSAEAVAQLAAAHDSPGIAYTYTEPLVWWEYVRDACQAARDRGLYNVAVTNGFLEEAPAREIATFLDAANVDVKSLSDEFYRDYCGGRLEPVLRTAVVFKERLHLEITHLLVTGLNDGEDDVAAFVKWVADNLGRDTPVHLSRYFPHYKMDVPPTPTHVLLRAKEIADRDLYYVYLGNVAGIGGTDTNCPRCGNLLVNREGYRVKVVGLKDGNCNNCGRPSEIVL, translated from the coding sequence ATGAAACCGAACCGGCAAGCAGTCGAGGCGTCGTTCTGGCACGCCGTAAGCGACGGTCGCGTAAAATGCGACCTCTGCCCCCAACGTTGCGTGATAAGCGACGGCGACCGCGGAGAATGTAACTTGCGGCAAAACCGGGGAGGGGTCCTCTACGCCGCGGCCTACGGCGAGCTCGCCTCGACCGCTATCGACCCCATCGAGAAAAAACCCATCTATCACTTCCACCCCGGCGATTACGTGTTGTCGATCGGCCCCAACGGCTGCAACCTGCGCTGCCGCGGGTGCCAGAACTACCAGATATCCCAGGATAAAACGGCGGTCCACTACCTCTCCGCGGAAGCCGTAGCCCAACTGGCCGCGGCTCACGATTCGCCCGGAATCGCGTATACCTACACCGAACCGCTCGTCTGGTGGGAATACGTCCGCGACGCCTGCCAAGCGGCACGCGACCGCGGCCTATACAACGTCGCCGTGACCAACGGCTTCCTGGAAGAAGCACCTGCCCGCGAGATAGCAACTTTTCTCGACGCCGCGAACGTCGACGTCAAATCGCTGTCGGACGAATTCTACCGCGACTACTGCGGCGGGAGATTGGAACCCGTTCTACGCACCGCCGTCGTCTTCAAAGAACGGCTTCATTTGGAAATCACCCACCTCCTGGTAACGGGCCTAAACGACGGCGAGGACGACGTCGCCGCCTTCGTCAAGTGGGTTGCCGATAACCTGGGGCGCGATACGCCGGTGCATTTATCCCGGTACTTCCCTCACTACAAAATGGACGTGCCGCCCACGCCGACCCACGTTCTCCTCCGCGCCAAGGAAATAGCCGACCGCGACCTTTACTACGTGTACCTGGGCAACGTCGCCGGGATAGGCGGGACCGATACGAACTGCCCCCGTTGTGGAAACCTCCTCGTGAACCGCGAAGGCTACCGCGTAAAGGTCGTCGGCCTGAAAGACGGGAATTGTAATAATTGCGGCCGACCCAGCGAGATCGTATTATAG
- the hslU gene encoding ATP-dependent protease ATPase subunit HslU — MTTHDGKKRELTPRQIVEELDKYVVGQDAAKKAVAIALRNRWRRRQLPPEIAEDIAPKNIIMIGPTGVGKTEIARRLARLANAPFVKIEASKFTEVGYVGRDVDAIIRDLADVAVSAVREELMAEVEERAADVSEEHLLDILLPPPPAPPGEPGPAMKTRGTFGGTAAIPVGPPPELEQKKEAERRKYERAREVLRQKLHSGELDERTVEIEVEAKISPTVEVFTGQGFEEMDMNLGEIFNQFLPKKTATRKVTAAEALDILTEEEAAKLVDMDKAVNLGLERMEQSGIVFVDELDKIVGPKTTTGPDVSREGVQRDLLPIVEGCSVNTKYGMVRTDHILFIAAGAFHVAKPSDLVPELQGRFPIRVELKNLTADDFYKILTQPKTALVKQYRALLSTEGVDLHFEDAALRKIAEISQTLNEKLENIGARRLHTVMETLLEDLSFDAPEKKVLRATVDEEYVDRKLAALAGDEDLAKYIL; from the coding sequence ATGACGACACACGACGGAAAAAAAAGGGAACTTACCCCGCGTCAAATCGTCGAAGAACTCGACAAGTACGTCGTAGGCCAGGATGCCGCCAAGAAAGCGGTAGCCATAGCGTTGCGCAACCGGTGGCGGCGGCGCCAACTCCCCCCCGAAATCGCCGAAGACATCGCGCCGAAAAATATCATTATGATAGGCCCCACCGGCGTAGGCAAGACCGAGATCGCACGCCGGCTGGCGCGCCTCGCCAACGCGCCCTTCGTCAAGATCGAGGCGTCGAAGTTCACGGAAGTGGGCTACGTGGGACGCGACGTGGACGCCATCATCCGCGACCTGGCGGACGTCGCCGTGTCCGCCGTCCGCGAAGAACTCATGGCCGAGGTGGAAGAACGGGCGGCGGACGTCTCCGAGGAGCACCTACTCGATATATTGTTGCCGCCGCCGCCCGCGCCCCCGGGCGAACCCGGCCCCGCTATGAAAACGCGCGGCACGTTCGGGGGGACGGCCGCCATCCCGGTAGGGCCCCCGCCCGAGCTCGAGCAGAAGAAAGAGGCCGAACGGCGCAAGTACGAACGCGCGCGCGAGGTCCTTAGGCAGAAGCTGCACAGCGGCGAACTGGACGAGCGGACCGTCGAAATCGAAGTCGAAGCCAAAATATCGCCCACCGTCGAAGTCTTCACCGGCCAGGGTTTCGAAGAGATGGACATGAACCTCGGCGAGATATTCAACCAATTCCTGCCCAAAAAAACCGCTACCCGTAAAGTGACCGCGGCCGAAGCCCTGGATATCCTAACCGAGGAAGAGGCGGCGAAACTGGTAGACATGGATAAGGCCGTTAACCTCGGCCTGGAGCGTATGGAGCAATCGGGGATCGTCTTCGTCGACGAGCTCGATAAAATCGTAGGGCCCAAAACCACCACCGGCCCGGACGTCTCGCGCGAGGGCGTCCAGCGCGACCTCCTGCCCATCGTCGAGGGTTGCTCCGTAAACACCAAGTACGGGATGGTGCGTACCGACCACATCCTCTTCATCGCCGCCGGCGCTTTCCACGTGGCCAAACCGTCGGACCTCGTGCCGGAGCTGCAGGGGCGTTTCCCCATACGCGTCGAGCTGAAGAATTTAACGGCCGACGACTTCTATAAGATCCTAACGCAACCCAAGACCGCCCTCGTAAAACAATACCGGGCGCTGCTGTCGACGGAGGGCGTCGACCTGCACTTCGAGGACGCCGCACTACGTAAAATAGCCGAGATATCACAAACGCTCAACGAGAAGTTAGAGAATATCGGGGCGCGCCGGCTCCACACCGTGATGGAGACGCTCTTGGAGGACCTCTCCTTCGACGCGCCCGAAAAGAAAGTTTTACGCGCCACCGTCGACGAGGAGTACGTCGACCGGAAGCTGGCGGCGCTGGCGGGCGACGAAGACCTCGCGAAATATATCCTCTGA